A window of Equus przewalskii isolate Varuska chromosome 16, EquPr2, whole genome shotgun sequence contains these coding sequences:
- the MEDAG gene encoding mesenteric estrogen-dependent adipogenesis protein — protein MEAASCPPAARPSLTSISSGELRSLWTCDCELALLPLAQLLRLQPGAFQLRGDQLVVPGPGEPAAARGGFNVFGDGLVRLDGQLYRLSSYIKRYVELTNYCDYKDYRETILSKPMLFFINVQTKKDPSKERTYAFLVNTRHPKIRRQIEQGMDMVISSVIGESYRLQFDFQEAVKNFFPPGNEVVNGENLSFAYEFKADALFDFFYWLGLSNSTVNVHGKVLNLSSTSPEKKETIKLFLEKMSEPLIRRSSFSDRKFSVTSRGSIDEVFNCNLSPRSSMTEPLLAELPFPSVLESEKTPNQCI, from the exons ATGGAGGCGGCCTCGTGCCCGCCGGCGGCCAGGCCGAGCCTGACCTCCATCTCGTCGGGGGAGCTGCGCAGCCTGTGGACGTGCGACTGCGAGCTGGCCCTGCTGCCGCTGGCGCAGCTGCTGCGCCTGCAGCCCGGCGCCTTCCAGCTGCGCGGCGACCAGCTCGTGGTGCCCGGGCCGGGGGAGCCGGCGGCCGCGCGCGGGGGCTTCAACGTCTTCGGCGACGGCCTCGTGCGCCTCGACGGGCAGCTCTACCGCCTCAGCAGCTACATCAAGAG ATACGTGGAACTGACCAACTACTGTGATTATAAAGACTACAGGGAAACTATATTGAGCAAACCAATGCTCTTCTTTATTAATGTACAGACCAAAAAAGACCCCTCAAAAG AAAGGACGTATGCGTTTCTTGTGAACACAAGGCACCCCAAGATAAGAAGACAGATAGAGCAAGGGATGGACATGGTCATTTCCTCAGTGATTGGAGAAAGCTACCGGCTTCAG TTTGATTTTCAAGAGGCGGTAAAGAATTTTTTCCCTCCAGGAAATGAGGTGGTTAATGGAGAAAATCTGAGCTTTGCGTATGAATTCAAAGCGGATGCattatttgatttcttctattGGTTGGGGCTCAGCAATTCCACTGTAAACGTGCATGGAAAAGTTCTGAATTTGTCAAGTACAAgcccagaaaagaaggaaacaattaaATTATTTCTGGAGAAAATGAGTGAACCTTTAATCCGAAGGAGCAGTTTCTCTGACCGAAAATTCAGCGTAACTTCCAGAG GTTCAATAGATGAAGTTTTTAACTGCAATCTGTCACCCAGATCATCTATGACAGAGCCTCTTTTGGCAGAATTACCATTTCCAAGTGTTCTGGAATCCGAGAAGACACCCAACCAATGTATCTGA